The DNA window ACCCAACGCCAACGGCCCGGCGGCGATAAAGGCGAAATCCGCCTTATCGCAGAATTGCCAATAGCCGCCGTGAATAAAAATTAACGTCCCCTGGTGCTGTTTTGCAGAATAGATCCAATCAACCGTCTCGCGTTCGCTTTCGCCATACGCAATATTTTTTTCATGTTTTGCCTGATGATAAATAGCCGCACTGCGGGTTTGGAATGAAGCTAAAATAGCGTCTTCATTATTCACCGTGGCGCCGTTGTCATAACTCCCCACAAGTTGTTTCATATATTAAACTTCGTTTATTATTTAAGATATGAATTAACTATTAGCACCCGCAACATTATTGTCAAGACGAGCACATCAGCAATGCGCGCCCGGTAAAATAAAACAACACGGGCGGCGAAAAAGTTTAACCCATGAAACTTTTTGCGCTTATTTTCCCCGCCCGTCCGGCTGAATTTGCGGCAATACGCTGAGCCGCTCAAACGCATAATCCCAAAAGGCGCGCACCTTCAGCGGCATGCGCTGCGCCTGCTGCGCCACCAGCTGTACCGGCATCGGCAACGGCTCATGATCCGCCAGCAGCCGCACCAGCGTGCCGGCGGCCACATCGTCCGCCACCTGATACGAGAGCAGCCGGGCGATACCCTTGCCGGCGCGCACCGCCAGCAGTTGCGCTTCCACGTCGTTGAGCAACAGCCGGGGAGCCAAGCGCACCCGCTCGCCGTTTTCCTGCGGGCCGAAACGCCATTCGCGCAGCGACGGCCGCTGGGTGCCGACGATGGTGGCATGCTCCGCCAGCTGCGCCGGCGAGCGCGGCTCGCCGCAGCGCGCCAGGTAGGCCGGGCTGGCGACCGTCACCCGGCTGACCTGCCCCAGCCGCCGCGCTACGCGCGAAGAGTCTTGCAGATGGCCGATGCGCACCGCGATATCCAACCCTTCGTCAATCAGATCGAGATTGCGATCGTTCAACACCATTTCGATCTGCATCTGCGGGTAGTCATCAAGAAACGCCATCACCACCGGCGCCACGTAGCGGCGGCCGAACTGCACCGGCGAGGTGACGCGCAGCAAGCCGCTCAGCTGCGCTTCGGCGGTATCCTGTACCACCGCCTGATAATCCTGCAGCAGCTGTTGCGCGCGCTCCAGCAGCCGCACGCCCGCCTCGGTAGGCGCCAGCCGCCGGGTGGTGCGTTCCACCAGTCGGGTGCCGAACCGCTGTTCCAGCGCGGCGATCGCCCGGGTGATCGCCGGCGCCGAACGCCGCAGTTTGCGCCCGGCCCCCGCCAGGCTGCCCTGCTGCACCACCGCCACGAAGATGGCCAACTCGTCTAACCGATCCATAGACTCTTCCGAGAAGTGAAATTATCAATTTCCACATTGCCGGATTCCGCTCATTCACCGCAAGAGTATGCTGGAAAAAAAGCACTGAGGAGAAACGCCATGTCCACCATCACCCTCTACGGCACCCCGCTTTCCGGCCACGTTCACCGCGTGGCGTTGCTGCTGCGCATGCTGGCGCTGCCCTATGAATGGGTAGAAGCCTCGGCGGCGGTGCGGCAGAGCGCGGCCTTTCGCCGGCTCAACCCGTTCGGCCAGATCCCGGTTTTGCAGGACGGCGAGCTGACGCTGGCCGACAGCAACGCCATTCTGGTCTATCTGGT is part of the Serratia marcescens genome and encodes:
- a CDS encoding LysR family transcriptional regulator; protein product: MDRLDELAIFVAVVQQGSLAGAGRKLRRSAPAITRAIAALEQRFGTRLVERTTRRLAPTEAGVRLLERAQQLLQDYQAVVQDTAEAQLSGLLRVTSPVQFGRRYVAPVVMAFLDDYPQMQIEMVLNDRNLDLIDEGLDIAVRIGHLQDSSRVARRLGQVSRVTVASPAYLARCGEPRSPAQLAEHATIVGTQRPSLREWRFGPQENGERVRLAPRLLLNDVEAQLLAVRAGKGIARLLSYQVADDVAAGTLVRLLADHEPLPMPVQLVAQQAQRMPLKVRAFWDYAFERLSVLPQIQPDGRGK